The DNA segment CGACACCATCGTGGTCTTCGACCGCATCCGCGAGAACGGCCACCGGCCCGAATACCGCCGCGCCACGGTCACCAAGCTGGTGAACGACTCCATCAACCAGACCCTGGGCCGGACGATCCTCACCTCTGCGTCCGTGCTGTTCGTCAGCGTCTGCCTCTGGCTGTTCGGCGGCCCGGCCCTCAAGGACCTGGCCTTCCCCTTGGTCATCGGCGTCATCACCGGCACCTACTCGTCCATCTACATCGCCAGCCCCGTGGTGGTGTATTGGGACAAGTGGTTCGGCGGCAAGGACAAGCTCAAGCAGCATGCGTGATGTTCTCCGGGGGTTCCGCGCTGCGCGCATACCCCCGGACCCCCGCGAAAAAGCCCGGCGCAGCCGGGCTTTTTCTTGTTTCCGATTCGGCGCTTCCGCTTACTTCAGGTGCTTTTCCAGGAAGGCGTAGATCTCCTTCCTCGATTCCTGGGCCAGGGTGGTGTCGATTCGGTTGAAGCTGTGGCCGCCGGGGGCGTCCTGGTAGATCCGGTGCTCGAAGGGCTTGCCGGCGGCTTTGAGGGCGGTGATGAGCTGTTCGACTTCGACCACGTTCACGTCGCGGTCGTTGGTGGTGGTGTGGACCAGAAGCGGGGTGCGCAGCTTGTGGACGTTCCACACGGGGCTGCGGCGGCGGTACTCGTCCACGGCGTCCTTGGGCTCCTTGCCCAGGTGGTACGTGGCGGAGAATTCGGCCACGTAGTCCGATCCCAGGTAGCCGAGGCGCGTGATCAGGTCGGAGACGGGAACGCCGGCGTAGCAGGCGGCGAATTTCCCGGGGTGGTCGAAGACGGCCATCAAGGCGATGAGGCCCCCGTGGCTCCAGCCCACGATGGCGCAGCGGGCGGGATCGACGGGCAGGTGCTCCACCGCCCAGTCCCGGCCCGCCACCACGTCGCCGATCTCCAGGCCGCCGTAGTCGATGGCCTCGTAGAAGCCGCGGCCGTAGCCGGTGGAGCCGCGGTAGTCCGGGGCGATCACGGCGTAGCCGCGCGCCACCATCTCCCGGACGATGTGGGCGTGGTAGGTGGTGAAGTCGGCGTGGACGCCGCCGTGGGGAAGGACGATCAGCGGCAGCTTCCGGCCCTTTTCGGCCTTCCGCGGAAGGAAGACGTACTGCTGGATCTTCAGAGGGTGCCGCTCGTTCTTGATCCCGTAGGTCTCCTCGCCTTTGGGATTGGGCGGGCCGGTGTAGGTGACCTTGTCCACCACCGCCACGTCCGACAGGCGCTGGAACCACAGCTGGTCGTCCGCGGCCTTCCGCAGGCTGTCCAACTCCCACCGCAGGCCCTCCACCTGCTTGAGGGCGGCGTCGGGGGAGGCGGTCTGGGCGCCGAGGGGAAGCAGGGCGGCGCAAAGAAAGGCGGCAAGGCGACAGCGCACGGAAACCTCGGATGGACGCCCCGAGCCTACCGCAACTAGCCTCGTCTTGCGAGGTTCAGCCTTCCCAGCTCACCCAGCCGGCCCGGCCCGGGATCTCCCGGCGGGTGACCGCCTTGGCGGGCGGGTTCGCGGCTTTCAATTCGGGGAGCCACTCCTCATGGGTGCGGACGGCGATGCCCCGGTCGTTGAGGCCGCCCAGGAAGGCGTCGAAGGTCTCGAACAGGGCGCCGCCTTCCACCTCGGTGTGCAGGGCGTAGACGTTCAGGGCGTCCTCCCGCACCAGGTCCCAGACCTCGCGGTTCACCTGGTCCGGGGCGCGCCCGTCCAGGCCCAGCAGTTCGTCCAGAGTGGGCAGGGTGGTGGGGATTTGGAGGGTGGAGAGCGTCCGGCCCTTCACGACGGGATAGAAGGGCGCGAAGCCGCGGCAGTCCCCGGCGTAGGCCAGGCCGTAGCTCTCCTGGAGTTCCAGGGTGGCGTCGTTGCAGCGCCACGCCGGGCTGACGGCACCCAGGGGCTTCTCGCCGAACACCGTCCCGAAGGCGTCGTGGGCCTGGGCGAACCAGTCGGACAGCCACTGGCGCGATTTCCGGTCCAGCAGGTCGTGGTACTGGACGTGGTCCCAGGCGTGGATGCCCACCTCGTGCCCGGCCATCTTCGCGGCGCGCATCTCGGCGGCGGCGCGCTTCCAGATGGTGGGGGCGGGCAGGAGCACGCCGTACATCATCGTCTTGAAGCCGTAGAGCTTCGCCGCGTTGGTGCGGCGCATCTTGGCGAGAAAGCCCTTCCGGAAGATCCGGCGCAGGGCCTTCCCGCTGTTGTCGGGACCGAAGCTGAAGTAGAACCCGGCCTTCATCCGGTGCTTGTCCAGGAGGCGCAGGAGGGTGGGGATGCCGGTGATGGAGCCTTCGAGGGTATCGACGTCCACGCGCAGGGAGATGGCTTTCATGGCGGTTCCTTCCGCTTTCCATTCCACCCGCGAAGGCGTGGCGCATCAAGGCGCGGTCAGCGCGGATCCTTGGAACTGTCGCCCGCGCGGCGCCGCTGGACCAGGCCTTCGGTGCCTTCGAGCCAGGTCCGCTGGATGGCGCCCATCCGCTGCCACAGCCGGAAACCCACGGCCAGCATGATGGCCAACGCCAGCGCGGGCACCAGGCTGGTGGGAAGGAGCGGCTGGAGGATCGCCACCATCGGGAGGGCGACCATGGCCCCCAGCCCCAGCTCGATCACGAAGCGGATGGCGTCCTCCACGCCCTCTGCCGTATCGCCCGAGGCCTGGGTGGCGGTGGCCGCGATGGACCGCGCGATGCGCCGGATCTGCTTCACCATCCCGAACAGGAAGCGCAGGGCGATCCCGCCGACGGCCAGCCAGACGAGGTACTCCGCCATGGCGGGGGAGATGCCGCGGCGTTCGAGGAGGGGCGTCAACTGGCGGTGGACCAGCGCGCCCAGGGCCACGGAGACGGCGACGAGCAGGCTGTCCAGCAGCAGGTAGCGGAAGGGGCGGTGCAGGTGGCGCCAGGCCGCCTTCCGGAAGGGAATCGCCCGCAGGTGCCCTGTGGCGGCCCGGTGGTGCATCAGGAAGTGGCGGAACGACCGGGGCAGGCGCTGCTCGATCCGGTCGGCGAGGCTCTCCGAATGCTGGATCAGGAGCGGCGTGGTGAGGGTGGTCCAGGCGCAGGTGGCCACCAGGACGGGGAACAGCGCCGGCCCGATGACGCCGAGGCTCTGTCCCAGGGAGGCGATGATGAAGCTGAACTCCCCGATCTGCGCCAGGCTCGCGCCGGTCCGCAGAGAAATCCGCAGGCTGTTGCCGCCGATCAGGGCGCCCAGGGAGGCCGAGGCGAATTTCCCGATCAGGACCAGGGCGCCGAAAGCCAGCAGGGCCTTCCAGTTGGGGGGAAGCTGCCCCGGATCGATCAGCATCCCGATGGATACGAAGAACACCGCCACGAACATGTCCCGCAGGGGCAGGACGAGGTGCTCCACCTTCCGCTCGCGGCCCGATTCCGCCACGATCATCCCGGCGAGAAAGGCGCCCAGAGCCACGGAATAGCCGGCCTTGGCCGCCAGGAGCGAGAACCCGAAGCACAGGCCCACCACCGTGACGAGGAGGGTCTCGCTGCTGCCCGAATCGGCCACCCAGCGGATGAACCGCGCCAGCACCCACAGGCCCACGGCCATGACGCCCACCAGGAACCCGAGGAGTTTCCCGACGGTGATCACCAGGGCCGGGAGGCTGAGCCCCGATCCGCTCCCGATGGCGGTGAGGAGGGTGAGCATCAGGATGGCGAGGAGATCCTCCACGATCAGGGTGGACAGGACCAGTTCCGCGAGCGGCCCCTTGATCCGCAGGTTCTCGAAGGCCCGGGCGATGATCATGGTCGAGCTGATGGCGAGGGCCGCCCCGGCGAAGATGCTCTCGATGGCGCCCCATCCCACGAGGCGGCCCACCAGATAGCCCGCCCAGGTCATGAATCCGGCCTGGATGATGGCCACCAGGGCGGCGGGGGGGCCGGCCCTCAGCAGCTTCTTCAGGCTGAACTCCAGCCCCAGGGAGAACATCAGGAAGATGACTCCCAGTTCCGACAGGGTGTGGACGTTCGCCTGGTCGGCCACCAAGGGGACCGGAAGGTGGGGGCCGATGATCAGCCCCGCCAGGAGATAGCCCACCACCACGGGCAGCCGGAAGCGCTGGCAGGCGACCGTGGTGAGCGCGGCCACGCCGAGGACGGTGGCCAGGTCGACGAGAATGCCGGGAGGAGTCGTGGCTGCGATCATGCGCCGGAACCTCACTGAGGGGTGGCGGCCGATGGGCGGGCGGAGAGCTTCCTCCACCATGCCACGGACGGGCCTGCCATGCGGATCGAACGGAGTTTCCCGCCGGGCGGGAGCGGAGCGTCAGCGCGGAAGGGGCGGGGAAGGCGGCCCGGTGCGGCCCCCTTCGTCGGGCGTCAATCCCTGGCTGGCCCTGGGCATGGGCCGATTTGGCGCGGTCGCCGCGGCGGAAGGGTCCGGGCCTTTCCCGCAGAAGGGGATCGAAAAGGGGAGGCTGGGCGCGTCTTTTTCCGGCGGGGCGCCGCCCCCTTCGTCCGAGGATCCGCGATGGACGGCGGGCGCTTCCCGCGGCGGCGCCTGGGAGGATCGGAGGGGACGGGCGGCTTCCACTTTTGGTGCGTCGTGCGGATAAGGCGCGGGAAGGGCGTGACTGGGGGACTGGGAAGGGACCGCCGCGAGCAGGAAGCCGCAGGCGACGAAGCCCAGCGCCATCCGGATCCCGGTCCACCTTCCCGTCATCGCCATCCTTTTCAGAACGTCATGATAACCGCCGGCGGCGCTGGTTCGGGACGCGCCTCCCGTATACTCCCTGGATGTCCACTTCGCGTCGCGCCGGGATTCTCTCCTCGTTTCCGCCGGTCTTCTGGCTGGCGAACGTCATGGAACTCTTCGAGCGGGGCGCCTACTACGGGCTTAATTCGGTGCTCGCGGTCTACCTCACCAACCAGGTGGCGGCGGGCGGCCTGGGCTTCACCGAGCAGTCCGTGGGCTTCCTCCAGAGCCTGATCTACGCCATCACCTACGTGGTGCCCATCGCCGGCGGGGCCCTGGCGGACCGCTACGGCTACCGGCGGATGCTGCTGTTCGCGTTCTCGATCCTGACCGTGGGCTATTTCGTGGCGGGGAACGTCACGGGCTACGGGGCGGTGTTCACCGCGCTGCTGGTGATGGCCACGGGCGCGGGCCTGTTCAAGCCCATCATCTCCGGCACCCTGGCCCGCACCACCACGGAGGAGAACTCGGGATTCGGGTTCGGGATCTACTACTGGATGATCAACATCGGGGCCTTCCTCGCCCCGCTGGCGGTGAGCATCCTCAAGGGCTTCTCCTGGCGCTATGTGTTCATCGCGTCCGCCGCCTACTGCGCGGCGATGCTGCTGCCCACGGTGTTCCTGTTCAAGGATCCGCCGCGGCCCGCCAACACCAAGAGCCTCGGCGAGGTCGCCCGCGGCGCGGCGCTGGTCCTGGGCGACGCCCGGTTCATGCTGATGATCGTGGTCTACTCCGGCTTCTGGATCCTGTACTTCCAGAATTTCGGATCCATCCTGTGGTACCTCCGCGATTTCGTGGATGTGACGCCGGTGAATGCCGCCTTCGCCTCGATCGGGATTCCCCTCAAGTTCGACGCCGAGCACGTCACGGTGGTCAACGGAGGGACCATCATCTTGCTCCAGGTGCTCGTCAGCCGCATCGTGCGGAAAGCGCGTCCCCTGCCGACCATGGTGGCGGGGATCGTCATCGGCACCATCGGGTTCCTGTGCCTGGCGGCCTCCACCCACGTGTGGGTGTTCATCCTGGGCATCTCGGTGTTCTCCATCGGGGAGATGACCGCCCACCCCAAGTACTACAGCTACGTCGGGCTGGTGGCCCCCGCGGACAAGAAGGCCGTCTACATGGGCTACGCCTTCCTGTACGGCGTGATCGGGAGCCTGATTGGCTCCAGCCTGGGCGGGATGCTGTACGGCTCCATGCTGAAGCCCATGATCGGCCAGCCGGGAGCGGCCGCGGCGGCGCGGACCTTCTGGCTGATCTTCGTGGCGCTCAACGTGGTGGCTGCCGTGGGGCTGGTGGTCTACGACCGCCTGTTCGCCGAGGACACGCCCCGCACCAACGCCCAGGCCCGGAAGGTGATGCTGGGGATCTACGTCCTCCTGCTGGCGGGGGGCGTCCTGTTCGTCCGGTCGGCGCTGTTCGGAGGCGCGGAGGTCTCGTACAAGACCCTCGTCCAGGCCGCGATCATGCTGGCCCTGGGCGCCAGCGGCACCGTGGTGAGCCTGCGGAAGGCGGGCTAGGACTGCCGGAAGCGCTGGGAGAGGTCGGTGCGGCGCGCCTGGATGAAGCGGTGGATGGGATCCAGGTCCGTGTCGGGCCGGGGCTGGAGGACGACGCCCAGCCTGGCGGGGTAGGGCTGGCCTTCCAGATAGGTGATGTGCCGCACCTCGCCCGGACAGCGGAGGACGGCGCCGTCGGGAAGCTGGGCATCGATCTCCACCGGGGCGTAGAGGTCCACGTCGGCCGGCTCCTCGAGCCCGAGGCCCACGCCGGTTTCCGTGAGGTTCACCAGCATCGCCTCCAGCCGCCGTCCGCCCAGATTCACGCGGATCCGAAGGGGGGACTGCTCGGGGGCGGCGACCCGGACTTCCCGCCGCTGGTGAAGGCGGGCGGCTTCCCGGGGCCACGCCAGCCGAAGGAGGAGGCCGCTGTCGTCGCCCGCGCCGGGAAGCACGCGGGATTCCAGGGTCAGGACTTCCTCGTCCAGCAGGACGGTGAGCGTCACGGGCGTGCCCTCGGAGGGCGGCAGGTCCCGGGCGCGGAGCCCGGCCAGTTCCAGGAAGGCGCCCGGGCGGAAGGCGTGGACCCGCAGGTCGCCCTGCAGGCGCGGCGTGGCGCCCAGCAGCCGCAGGCTCGCCGCGGCCCCGGCCAGGTGGGCCTGGGCGAGCGCCTGTTCCAGGTCGGGAGCGGACAGAAGGGATGCGTGACCCATGGAGATCCTGCCTTTCAAATGCCTTGGCACAGCCGGTCGGCAAGACTTGGATGCATCCCGACGGCCAAAATGGCCCGGGCCGCGCCGTCC comes from the Geothrix sp. 21YS21S-4 genome and includes:
- a CDS encoding polysaccharide deacetylase family protein: MKAISLRVDVDTLEGSITGIPTLLRLLDKHRMKAGFYFSFGPDNSGKALRRIFRKGFLAKMRRTNAAKLYGFKTMMYGVLLPAPTIWKRAAAEMRAAKMAGHEVGIHAWDHVQYHDLLDRKSRQWLSDWFAQAHDAFGTVFGEKPLGAVSPAWRCNDATLELQESYGLAYAGDCRGFAPFYPVVKGRTLSTLQIPTTLPTLDELLGLDGRAPDQVNREVWDLVREDALNVYALHTEVEGGALFETFDAFLGGLNDRGIAVRTHEEWLPELKAANPPAKAVTRREIPGRAGWVSWEG
- a CDS encoding PilZ domain-containing protein, encoding MGHASLLSAPDLEQALAQAHLAGAAASLRLLGATPRLQGDLRVHAFRPGAFLELAGLRARDLPPSEGTPVTLTVLLDEEVLTLESRVLPGAGDDSGLLLRLAWPREAARLHQRREVRVAAPEQSPLRIRVNLGGRRLEAMLVNLTETGVGLGLEEPADVDLYAPVEIDAQLPDGAVLRCPGEVRHITYLEGQPYPARLGVVLQPRPDTDLDPIHRFIQARRTDLSQRFRQS
- a CDS encoding cation:proton antiporter, translating into MIAATTPPGILVDLATVLGVAALTTVACQRFRLPVVVGYLLAGLIIGPHLPVPLVADQANVHTLSELGVIFLMFSLGLEFSLKKLLRAGPPAALVAIIQAGFMTWAGYLVGRLVGWGAIESIFAGAALAISSTMIIARAFENLRIKGPLAELVLSTLIVEDLLAILMLTLLTAIGSGSGLSLPALVITVGKLLGFLVGVMAVGLWVLARFIRWVADSGSSETLLVTVVGLCFGFSLLAAKAGYSVALGAFLAGMIVAESGRERKVEHLVLPLRDMFVAVFFVSIGMLIDPGQLPPNWKALLAFGALVLIGKFASASLGALIGGNSLRISLRTGASLAQIGEFSFIIASLGQSLGVIGPALFPVLVATCAWTTLTTPLLIQHSESLADRIEQRLPRSFRHFLMHHRAATGHLRAIPFRKAAWRHLHRPFRYLLLDSLLVAVSVALGALVHRQLTPLLERRGISPAMAEYLVWLAVGGIALRFLFGMVKQIRRIARSIAATATQASGDTAEGVEDAIRFVIELGLGAMVALPMVAILQPLLPTSLVPALALAIMLAVGFRLWQRMGAIQRTWLEGTEGLVQRRRAGDSSKDPR
- a CDS encoding S9 family peptidase, which codes for MRCRLAAFLCAALLPLGAQTASPDAALKQVEGLRWELDSLRKAADDQLWFQRLSDVAVVDKVTYTGPPNPKGEETYGIKNERHPLKIQQYVFLPRKAEKGRKLPLIVLPHGGVHADFTTYHAHIVREMVARGYAVIAPDYRGSTGYGRGFYEAIDYGGLEIGDVVAGRDWAVEHLPVDPARCAIVGWSHGGLIALMAVFDHPGKFAACYAGVPVSDLITRLGYLGSDYVAEFSATYHLGKEPKDAVDEYRRRSPVWNVHKLRTPLLVHTTTNDRDVNVVEVEQLITALKAAGKPFEHRIYQDAPGGHSFNRIDTTLAQESRKEIYAFLEKHLK
- a CDS encoding MFS transporter, encoding MSTSRRAGILSSFPPVFWLANVMELFERGAYYGLNSVLAVYLTNQVAAGGLGFTEQSVGFLQSLIYAITYVVPIAGGALADRYGYRRMLLFAFSILTVGYFVAGNVTGYGAVFTALLVMATGAGLFKPIISGTLARTTTEENSGFGFGIYYWMINIGAFLAPLAVSILKGFSWRYVFIASAAYCAAMLLPTVFLFKDPPRPANTKSLGEVARGAALVLGDARFMLMIVVYSGFWILYFQNFGSILWYLRDFVDVTPVNAAFASIGIPLKFDAEHVTVVNGGTIILLQVLVSRIVRKARPLPTMVAGIVIGTIGFLCLAASTHVWVFILGISVFSIGEMTAHPKYYSYVGLVAPADKKAVYMGYAFLYGVIGSLIGSSLGGMLYGSMLKPMIGQPGAAAAARTFWLIFVALNVVAAVGLVVYDRLFAEDTPRTNAQARKVMLGIYVLLLAGGVLFVRSALFGGAEVSYKTLVQAAIMLALGASGTVVSLRKAG